In one window of Streptomyces roseofulvus DNA:
- a CDS encoding SsgA family sporulation/cell division regulator, with protein sequence MRNTEHTTVERELELKLVLSPERSVPVPARLAYRSDDPYAVHMTFHIGSEHPVNWTFARELLVEGVFRACGHGDVRIWPTKVDGRSVILMALSSPDGDALLEAPSAQVSAWLERTLRAVPPGTESERLGIDDGLAELLATTVVGDDLWLRDPWPSDESQDGEL encoded by the coding sequence ATGCGGAACACCGAGCACACCACCGTCGAGCGCGAGCTGGAGCTGAAGCTGGTGCTGTCCCCCGAGCGCTCGGTCCCGGTGCCGGCCCGGCTGGCGTACCGCAGCGACGACCCGTACGCGGTGCACATGACCTTCCACATCGGCTCGGAGCACCCGGTGAACTGGACCTTCGCCCGGGAGCTGCTGGTCGAGGGCGTCTTCCGGGCCTGCGGTCACGGGGACGTGCGGATCTGGCCGACCAAGGTCGACGGCCGCAGCGTCATCCTGATGGCCCTCTCCTCCCCCGACGGCGACGCGCTCCTGGAGGCCCCGTCGGCGCAGGTGTCCGCCTGGCTGGAGCGGACCCTGCGCGCGGTCCCGCCGGGCACCGAGTCGGAGCGGCTGGGCATCGACGACGGGCTGGCGGAGCTGCTCGCGACCACCGTGGTCGGCGACGACCTGTGGCTGCGCGACCCGTGGCCGTCGGACGAGTCGCAGGACGGCGAGCTGTGA
- a CDS encoding FAD-binding oxidoreductase, with amino-acid sequence MDDLQTLLADLRAGLPADAVLTDPDVTASYAHDMASFCAAGTPAAVVLPRTVEQVQHVMRTATAHRVPVVPQGARTGLSGGANASEGCVVLSLVKMDRILEIDPVDRVAVVEPGVINAVLSRAVNEHGLYYPPDPSSWESCTIGGNIGTASGGLCCVKYGVTAEYVLGLDVVLADGRLLTTGRRTAKGVAGYDLTRLFVGSEGSLGIVVKAVLALRPQPPAQLVLAAEFPSTDAACAAVCAIMERGHTPSLLELMDRTTVQAVNRTARMGLPETTEALLLCAFDTPDPAADLAAVGALCTAAGATEVVPATDAAESELLLQARRLSLPALETLKPATMIDDVCVPRTRLAEMLAGTTAIAEKYALTIGVCVHAGDGNTHPVVCFDHTDEDESRRARESFDAIMALGLSLGGTITGEHGVGVLKKEWLARELGPVGVELQREIKRVFDPLGLLNPGKLF; translated from the coding sequence ATGGACGATCTTCAGACGCTCCTCGCGGACCTCCGCGCCGGGCTCCCCGCCGACGCCGTCCTCACCGACCCCGACGTCACCGCCTCCTACGCCCACGACATGGCGAGCTTCTGCGCGGCCGGCACCCCCGCGGCCGTCGTGCTCCCGCGCACCGTCGAACAGGTCCAGCACGTGATGCGGACCGCGACCGCCCACCGCGTCCCGGTCGTGCCGCAGGGCGCCCGCACCGGACTCTCCGGGGGCGCCAACGCCTCCGAGGGCTGCGTCGTGCTCTCCCTCGTCAAGATGGACCGGATCCTGGAGATCGACCCGGTCGACCGGGTCGCCGTCGTCGAACCCGGCGTGATCAACGCCGTCCTGTCCCGCGCCGTCAACGAACACGGCCTGTACTACCCGCCGGACCCCTCCAGCTGGGAGTCCTGCACCATCGGCGGCAACATCGGCACCGCCTCCGGCGGCCTGTGCTGCGTCAAGTACGGCGTCACCGCCGAGTACGTCCTCGGCCTCGACGTCGTCCTCGCCGACGGCCGTCTCCTCACGACCGGCCGGCGCACCGCGAAGGGCGTCGCCGGATACGACCTCACCCGCCTCTTCGTCGGCTCCGAGGGCAGCCTCGGCATCGTCGTGAAGGCCGTTCTCGCCCTCCGCCCGCAGCCGCCCGCCCAGCTCGTCCTCGCCGCCGAGTTCCCGTCCACCGACGCCGCCTGCGCCGCCGTCTGCGCGATCATGGAGCGCGGCCACACGCCGTCGCTCCTCGAACTGATGGACCGCACCACCGTGCAGGCGGTCAACCGGACGGCGCGGATGGGCCTCCCCGAGACCACCGAGGCGCTCCTCCTCTGCGCCTTCGACACCCCCGACCCGGCCGCCGACCTCGCCGCCGTCGGCGCGCTGTGCACCGCCGCCGGCGCCACCGAGGTCGTCCCCGCCACCGACGCCGCCGAGTCCGAACTCCTCCTGCAGGCCCGCCGGCTCTCCCTCCCGGCCCTGGAGACCCTCAAGCCCGCCACGATGATCGACGACGTCTGCGTGCCCCGCACCCGGCTCGCCGAGATGCTCGCCGGCACCACCGCCATCGCCGAGAAGTACGCCCTCACCATCGGCGTCTGCGTCCACGCGGGCGACGGCAACACCCACCCCGTCGTCTGCTTCGACCACACCGACGAGGACGAGTCCCGGCGCGCCCGCGAGTCCTTCGACGCGATCATGGCGCTCGGCCTCTCCCTCGGCGGCACCATCACCGGCGAACACGGCGTCGGCGTCCTCAAGAAGGAGTGGCTGGCCCGCGAGCTCGGCCCGGTCGGCGTCGAACTCCAGCGGGAGATCAAGCGCGTCTTCGACCCGCTCGGGCTGCTCAACCCCGGAAAGCTCTTCTGA
- a CDS encoding tetratricopeptide repeat protein: MCAMKSQNVSRVVLASGAAAVLAATALLYLPEFLDRDAPPRPPGPAERAATAAHAGAPAALPDLVALIGDRERWLAEHPDDAAAWAVLAAAYTERGTRLGDARDLPRAERALDRSLAALPAARGNVDAQLGLGVLAGARGDWKGAKEWGERVRAAAPRRWNTYPLLIDAYNGLGDYPAARKAMESLEKLYGGPVVRGRAAQVYRDRGWREDADATALDAAALAATDAERAAAHSRLGQFAWERGEPAEALERYGTALRFVRDHGPALAGRARALAALGRTEEAQRDWRAALARQPLPEYVLESGELAEALGLDGDARAAYGRLREGRWASPSTEVVLGLLDADHGDPGAAVVRLRAAWAKGHRSVAVADALGWALYRAGEPEEALPYARRATDEGLRSAAYTYHLGEIERALGRTGPARRHLEEALRIHPSFSPLHAPRAEAALAGLGEPDPAAVPKDALPEGGAPKGARKDGAPKPGAATEAEAA, encoded by the coding sequence ATGTGCGCGATGAAGAGCCAGAACGTGTCGCGGGTGGTGCTGGCCTCCGGGGCGGCGGCGGTGCTCGCGGCGACGGCGCTGCTGTACCTGCCGGAGTTCCTGGACCGGGACGCCCCGCCGCGGCCGCCGGGCCCCGCGGAGCGTGCGGCGACCGCGGCGCACGCGGGCGCGCCGGCGGCCCTGCCGGACCTGGTGGCGCTGATCGGCGACCGGGAGAGGTGGCTGGCGGAGCACCCGGACGACGCGGCCGCGTGGGCGGTGCTCGCCGCGGCCTACACGGAGCGGGGCACCCGGCTCGGGGACGCCCGGGATCTGCCGCGGGCCGAGCGGGCCCTGGACCGGTCGCTCGCCGCGCTCCCCGCCGCCCGGGGGAACGTGGACGCGCAACTCGGCCTCGGGGTCCTCGCGGGGGCGCGGGGCGACTGGAAGGGCGCGAAGGAGTGGGGCGAGCGGGTCCGCGCGGCGGCCCCGCGGCGGTGGAACACGTATCCGCTGCTCATCGACGCGTACAACGGGCTCGGGGACTACCCGGCGGCCCGGAAGGCGATGGAGAGCCTGGAGAAGCTGTACGGCGGGCCGGTGGTGCGGGGCCGGGCGGCGCAGGTCTACCGGGACCGGGGGTGGCGGGAGGACGCCGACGCCACCGCCCTGGACGCGGCGGCGCTGGCGGCGACGGACGCGGAGCGGGCGGCGGCGCACAGCCGGCTCGGGCAGTTCGCGTGGGAGCGGGGCGAGCCGGCGGAGGCGCTGGAGCGGTACGGGACGGCGCTGCGGTTCGTGAGGGACCACGGTCCGGCGCTGGCGGGCCGGGCGCGGGCGCTGGCGGCCCTGGGGCGGACCGAGGAGGCGCAGCGGGACTGGCGGGCGGCGCTGGCCCGGCAGCCGCTGCCGGAGTACGTCCTGGAGTCCGGGGAGCTGGCGGAGGCACTGGGCCTGGACGGGGACGCGCGGGCGGCGTACGGGCGGCTGCGGGAGGGGAGGTGGGCCTCCCCGTCGACCGAGGTGGTGCTCGGGCTGCTTGACGCGGACCACGGCGATCCGGGGGCGGCGGTGGTCCGGCTGCGGGCCGCGTGGGCGAAGGGCCACCGGTCGGTGGCGGTGGCGGACGCGCTGGGCTGGGCGCTGTACCGGGCGGGCGAGCCGGAGGAGGCGCTGCCGTACGCGCGGCGGGCCACCGACGAGGGGCTGCGCAGCGCCGCGTACACCTACCACCTGGGCGAGATCGAGCGGGCGCTGGGGAGGACGGGACCGGCGCGGCGGCACCTGGAGGAGGCGCTGCGGATCCACCCGTCGTTCTCGCCGCTGCACGCGCCCCGGGCCGAGGCGGCGCTGGCCGGGCTGGGCGAGCCGGACCCGGCCGCGGTGCCGAAGGACGCGCTGCCCGAGGGCGGGGCGCCGAAGGGCGCGCGGAAGGACGGGGCGCCGAAGCCGGGAGCGGCGACGGAGGCGGAGGCGGCGTAG
- the hppD gene encoding 4-hydroxyphenylpyruvate dioxygenase has translation MTETLDHTPSTAREADPFPVKGMDAVVFAVGNAKQAAHYYSTAFGMKLVAYSGPENGSRETASYVLTNGSARFVFTSVIKATSDWGRFLDEHVAEHGDGVIDLAIEVPDARAAYAHAVGQGATGLVEPYELKDEHGTVVLAAIATYGKTRHTLVERSGYDGPYLPGYVAAAPIVEPPAKRTFQAIDHCVGNVELGKMNEWVTFYNDVMGFTNMKEFVGDDIATEYSALMSKVVADGTKKVKFPINEPAIAKKKSQIDEYLEFYNGPGVQHIALATNDIVATVRAMRAAGVQFLSVPDTYYDTLGEWVGDTRVPIDELRELKILADRDEDGYLLQIFTKPVQDRPTVFFEMIERHGSMGFGKGNFKALFEAIEREQEKRGNL, from the coding sequence ATGACTGAGACCCTTGACCACACCCCTTCCACCGCGCGTGAGGCCGACCCCTTCCCGGTGAAGGGCATGGACGCGGTCGTCTTCGCCGTCGGCAACGCCAAGCAGGCCGCGCACTACTACTCCACGGCCTTCGGCATGAAGCTGGTCGCCTACTCCGGACCGGAGAACGGCAGCCGCGAGACCGCCAGTTACGTCCTCACCAACGGCTCCGCCCGTTTCGTGTTCACCTCCGTCATCAAGGCGACCAGCGACTGGGGCCGTTTCCTCGACGAGCACGTCGCCGAGCACGGCGACGGCGTGATCGACCTGGCGATCGAGGTCCCCGACGCCCGCGCCGCGTACGCCCACGCCGTCGGGCAGGGCGCGACCGGCCTGGTGGAGCCGTACGAGCTGAAGGACGAGCACGGCACCGTCGTCCTCGCCGCCATCGCCACCTACGGCAAGACCCGCCACACCCTCGTCGAGCGCTCCGGCTACGACGGCCCGTACCTCCCCGGCTACGTCGCCGCCGCCCCGATCGTCGAGCCCCCGGCCAAGCGCACCTTCCAGGCCATCGACCACTGCGTCGGCAACGTCGAGCTCGGCAAGATGAACGAGTGGGTGACGTTCTACAACGACGTCATGGGCTTCACCAACATGAAGGAGTTCGTCGGCGACGACATCGCCACCGAGTACTCCGCCCTCATGTCGAAGGTCGTCGCGGACGGCACCAAGAAGGTGAAGTTCCCGATCAACGAGCCGGCGATCGCGAAGAAGAAGTCGCAGATCGACGAGTACCTGGAGTTCTACAACGGCCCGGGCGTCCAGCACATCGCCCTCGCCACCAACGACATCGTCGCCACCGTGCGCGCGATGCGCGCCGCCGGCGTCCAGTTCCTGTCCGTCCCGGACACGTACTACGACACCCTCGGCGAGTGGGTCGGCGACACCCGCGTGCCGATCGACGAGCTGCGCGAGCTGAAGATCCTCGCCGACCGCGACGAGGACGGCTACCTGCTCCAGATCTTCACCAAGCCGGTCCAGGACCGCCCGACCGTCTTCTTCGAGATGATCGAGCGCCACGGCTCCATGGGCTTCGGCAAGGGCAACTTCAAGGCCCTCTTCGAGGCCATCGAGCGCGAGCAGGAGAAGCGCGGCAACCTGTAG
- a CDS encoding Lrp/AsnC family transcriptional regulator, with protein MAIDHLDGRLIVLLAREPRIGVLEASRRLGVARGTVQARLDRLQASGVIRGFGPQVDPAALGYPVTAFATLEIKQGQGADVREHLATVPEVLELHTTTGHGDMLCRLVARSNADLQRVIDKVVAFEGIVRASTAIVMENAVPLRIIPLVEQAAGGEPPE; from the coding sequence GTGGCGATCGATCATTTGGACGGGCGGCTGATCGTGCTCCTGGCGAGGGAGCCGAGGATCGGCGTCCTGGAGGCCTCGCGGCGGCTCGGGGTGGCCCGCGGCACCGTCCAGGCGCGGCTGGACCGGCTCCAGGCGAGCGGGGTGATCCGCGGCTTCGGACCGCAGGTGGACCCGGCGGCGCTGGGGTATCCGGTGACGGCCTTCGCGACGCTGGAGATCAAGCAGGGCCAGGGCGCGGACGTACGGGAGCACCTGGCCACCGTCCCCGAGGTGCTGGAGCTGCACACGACGACCGGGCACGGGGACATGCTGTGCCGGCTGGTGGCCCGGTCGAACGCGGACCTCCAGCGGGTGATCGACAAGGTGGTGGCCTTCGAGGGGATCGTGCGGGCGTCGACGGCGATCGTGATGGAGAACGCGGTGCCGCTGCGGATCATCCCGCTGGTCGAGCAGGCGGCGGGCGGGGAGCCGCCGGAGTAG
- a CDS encoding winged helix-turn-helix domain-containing protein yields the protein MPNEQPQPRRAPWPQDTRVLDPRSLRGLAHPLRIQLLRSLRHDGPATASGLAGRLGESSGATSYHLRQLAAHGFVEDDPSLGKGRERWWRAVQRGISWDESLHHDTDPAVRGAADLLLHEVAAHHTQELSTWIATRHDWDPVWAGASDMSDFTLRLPPAVARDLGERLHALIDEYRDHPEADAADAARVRLHLHAFPQREG from the coding sequence ATGCCGAACGAGCAGCCTCAGCCCCGGCGGGCGCCCTGGCCGCAGGACACCCGCGTGCTCGACCCGCGGTCCCTGCGCGGCCTCGCCCACCCGCTCCGCATCCAGCTCCTCCGCTCCCTCCGCCACGACGGCCCCGCCACCGCCTCCGGGCTCGCCGGACGCCTCGGCGAGTCCAGCGGCGCCACCAGCTACCACCTCCGCCAGCTCGCCGCCCACGGCTTCGTCGAGGACGACCCGAGCCTCGGGAAGGGGCGGGAGCGGTGGTGGCGGGCCGTCCAGCGGGGCATCAGCTGGGACGAGTCCCTGCACCACGACACCGACCCGGCGGTGCGGGGCGCCGCCGACCTCCTCCTGCACGAGGTCGCCGCCCACCACACCCAGGAGCTGTCGACCTGGATCGCCACCCGCCACGACTGGGACCCCGTCTGGGCCGGCGCCTCCGACATGAGCGACTTCACCCTGCGGCTGCCGCCGGCGGTCGCGCGCGACCTCGGCGAACGGCTGCACGCGCTGATCGACGAGTACCGGGACCACCCGGAGGCGGACGCGGCGGACGCGGCGCGGGTACGGCTCCACCTGCACGCGTTTCCGCAGCGGGAGGGGTGA
- a CDS encoding MFS transporter: MKNAPEPTEPLDKKPLFAVLTANAVSIAGNALTLIGVPWFALETTGSPGKAGFVAFCAALPVVLSAIAGGPVVDRIGRRRVGITSDVVCGAALAAIPLLHHAGLLSYGLLCVLMGVSGLFHAPGETARYVMVPDLAARAGTPLARATSLFDAVNRGARMGGAALGGVLVAVVGADTVLLLDAVTFGTSAVLTAVGLRRVAAAAPRRDGPPLSAARYRADLREGYAYLFGDRLMLGVMLLVMVTNGLALSWSSVLLPLHAKEHLGGPAAQGAVVAVFAGSALAAALLYGAVGHRYPRRAVLTAGFVLAGAPMYLVAAATSSVAPLLVTAVAGGLGAGVLNPILATVMYERVPEELRSRVAGASTAGVLMATPLGGLVTGLVVERAGLTATLLGTAGLYLLVTLAPAVFPAWRGIEKVSLSSSEPSTPDPAPAPEAPRSRR; encoded by the coding sequence GTGAAGAACGCGCCCGAGCCCACCGAACCGCTCGACAAGAAGCCCCTGTTCGCCGTCCTGACCGCCAACGCCGTCTCCATCGCCGGCAACGCCCTCACCCTCATCGGCGTCCCCTGGTTCGCCCTGGAGACCACCGGCAGCCCCGGGAAGGCCGGCTTCGTCGCCTTCTGTGCCGCGCTGCCGGTCGTGCTCTCGGCGATCGCGGGCGGGCCGGTCGTCGACCGGATCGGGCGCCGCCGGGTCGGGATCACGTCCGACGTGGTCTGCGGGGCGGCCCTCGCCGCGATCCCGCTGCTGCACCACGCCGGGCTGCTCTCGTACGGGCTGCTGTGCGTGCTGATGGGCGTCAGCGGTCTGTTCCACGCCCCCGGCGAGACCGCCCGGTACGTCATGGTGCCGGACCTCGCGGCGCGCGCCGGGACGCCGCTGGCCCGGGCCACCAGCCTGTTCGACGCGGTCAACCGCGGGGCCAGGATGGGCGGCGCCGCGCTCGGGGGCGTCCTGGTCGCGGTGGTCGGCGCCGACACCGTGCTGCTGCTGGACGCGGTCACGTTCGGCACCTCCGCCGTGCTCACCGCCGTCGGGCTGCGCCGGGTCGCCGCCGCCGCCCCGCGCCGCGACGGGCCGCCGCTCTCCGCCGCGCGCTACCGCGCCGACCTGCGGGAGGGGTACGCGTACCTCTTCGGCGACCGGCTGATGCTCGGCGTCATGCTGCTGGTGATGGTCACCAACGGGCTCGCCCTGAGCTGGAGTTCGGTGCTGCTGCCGCTGCACGCGAAGGAGCACCTGGGCGGCCCGGCCGCCCAGGGTGCGGTGGTCGCCGTCTTCGCGGGGTCCGCGCTGGCCGCGGCGCTGCTCTACGGGGCCGTGGGCCACCGCTACCCGCGCCGGGCGGTCCTCACGGCGGGCTTCGTCCTCGCGGGCGCCCCGATGTACCTGGTGGCGGCGGCGACCTCGTCGGTGGCGCCGCTGCTGGTGACGGCGGTGGCGGGCGGGCTCGGGGCCGGGGTGCTCAACCCGATCCTCGCGACCGTGATGTACGAGCGGGTGCCGGAGGAACTGCGCAGCCGGGTGGCCGGTGCCAGCACCGCGGGGGTGCTGATGGCGACCCCGCTGGGCGGTCTGGTGACGGGTCTGGTGGTGGAGCGGGCGGGCCTGACGGCGACGCTGCTCGGCACCGCCGGGCTCTATCTGCTGGTGACGCTCGCGCCGGCGGTCTTCCCCGCCTGGCGCGGCATCGAGAAGGTCTCCCTCAGCAGCTCGGAACCTTCGACTCCTGACCCTGCTCCAGCGCCCGAAGCGCCCCGATCGCGTCGCTGA
- a CDS encoding S16 family serine protease, whose translation MPRSRVLAACAVPVVALVAVAGLAPLPFAIAQPGTTADVLGKDKGREVITITGAPVRPTTGELRMTTILATGPGTDVDLADVADAWFRTDRAVLPHDSVYPPGKSDAEIERRNLGQMKESQDAAAVAALNYLKLDPAKVKVELHLADVGGPSAGLLFALGVVDKLDGDGDGGDLTGGKTVAGTGTIAPDGKVGAVGGVSLKTQAAARDGATVFLVPKDECSDAEAELPDGMRLVPVASLSDAIGALRALEQGQESKVPSC comes from the coding sequence ATGCCCCGGTCCCGTGTGCTCGCCGCGTGCGCCGTGCCCGTCGTGGCGCTGGTCGCCGTGGCCGGGCTCGCGCCGCTGCCGTTCGCCATCGCCCAGCCCGGGACCACCGCCGACGTCCTGGGCAAGGACAAGGGCCGGGAGGTCATCACGATCACCGGCGCCCCGGTCCGCCCCACCACCGGCGAGCTGCGGATGACGACCATCCTCGCCACCGGCCCCGGCACCGACGTGGACCTCGCCGACGTCGCCGACGCCTGGTTCCGCACGGACCGGGCGGTGCTGCCGCACGACTCCGTGTACCCGCCGGGGAAGTCCGACGCCGAGATCGAGCGGCGGAACCTCGGGCAGATGAAGGAGTCCCAGGACGCGGCCGCCGTCGCCGCCCTGAACTACCTGAAGCTGGACCCGGCGAAGGTGAAGGTCGAGCTGCACCTCGCCGACGTCGGCGGACCCAGCGCCGGCCTGCTCTTCGCCCTCGGGGTCGTCGACAAGCTCGACGGCGACGGCGACGGCGGCGACCTCACCGGCGGGAAGACCGTCGCCGGCACGGGCACGATCGCGCCGGACGGGAAGGTCGGCGCGGTCGGCGGCGTCTCCCTCAAGACCCAGGCCGCCGCCCGCGACGGCGCCACCGTCTTCCTCGTGCCGAAGGACGAGTGCTCGGACGCGGAGGCCGAACTCCCGGACGGGATGCGGCTCGTGCCCGTCGCGTCCCTCAGCGACGCGATCGGGGCGCTTCGGGCGCTGGAGCAGGGTCAGGAGTCGAAGGTTCCGAGCTGCTGA
- a CDS encoding acetylhydrolase, whose translation MKPLSRRTLAKAALLGGASAAHAGPAAHAAAPFVPVLPAPTGPHPVGVVRHAFTDRGRTDPWDPARGARQVVVSAVYPARTVAGLPRAPQLTAAEAAAFGLIAPLVRGLPAAGVDWAGTLTHAHAGAPPLPGRRPVVLYTPGGGDARTLGSGLAEELAGHGAVVVLVDHPGEATQVELPDGTVRETVLFGPPDPATFRTMVDTRVADLRLVLDRLGELPLGTVPDPRRTGIYGHSAGGTAAALLAARDPRIRAVADLEGYLDLEPWPGHRPLLLMDTEGFEGAERIARSWAGLRARRRTLRAANHWVFTDHAAVVPQVHAAGLVTDAVRDGLVGPGDAAAAFATVRRELRAFFGGTLGRTGR comes from the coding sequence ATGAAGCCCCTCTCCCGCCGCACCCTCGCCAAGGCCGCGCTGCTCGGCGGCGCCTCCGCCGCCCACGCCGGCCCCGCCGCCCACGCCGCCGCCCCGTTCGTCCCGGTGCTGCCCGCGCCCACCGGCCCGCACCCCGTCGGCGTCGTCCGGCACGCCTTCACCGACCGGGGCCGCACCGACCCGTGGGACCCCGCCCGCGGCGCCCGGCAGGTCGTCGTCAGCGCCGTCTACCCGGCCCGGACCGTCGCCGGACTCCCGCGCGCCCCGCAGCTCACCGCCGCCGAGGCGGCCGCCTTCGGCCTGATCGCGCCCCTGGTCCGGGGGCTGCCGGCGGCCGGGGTCGACTGGGCCGGGACGCTGACCCACGCGCACGCCGGGGCCCCGCCGCTGCCGGGGCGCAGGCCCGTCGTGCTGTACACGCCCGGCGGCGGCGACGCCCGCACCCTCGGCAGCGGCCTCGCCGAGGAGCTGGCCGGCCACGGCGCGGTCGTCGTCCTCGTCGACCATCCCGGCGAGGCGACCCAGGTGGAGCTGCCCGACGGGACGGTCCGGGAGACCGTCCTGTTCGGGCCGCCGGACCCGGCGACCTTCCGCACCATGGTCGACACCCGCGTCGCCGACCTCCGGCTCGTCCTCGACCGGCTCGGTGAACTGCCGCTCGGTACCGTGCCCGACCCGCGCCGCACCGGGATCTACGGGCACTCCGCGGGCGGCACCGCCGCCGCGCTGCTCGCCGCCCGCGACCCGAGGATCCGGGCCGTCGCCGACCTGGAGGGCTATCTCGACCTGGAGCCCTGGCCGGGCCACCGGCCGCTGCTCCTGATGGACACCGAGGGCTTCGAGGGCGCCGAGCGGATCGCCCGCTCCTGGGCGGGCCTGCGGGCCCGGCGCCGCACCCTGCGCGCCGCGAACCACTGGGTCTTCACCGACCACGCGGCCGTCGTCCCCCAGGTGCACGCCGCCGGGCTCGTCACGGACGCGGTACGGGACGGGCTCGTCGGCCCGGGCGACGCGGCGGCGGCCTTCGCGACCGTCCGGCGGGAGCTGCGCGCCTTCTTCGGCGGGACCCTGGGCCGCACCGGCCGCTGA
- a CDS encoding helix-turn-helix domain-containing protein yields the protein MLRVRFTVEDLARVRCAPRPSPVPELHAALLMLGAPHEGLLFGRWRSRVARALPAAAAPLADLVPGGSAPVFLDVRGGSREEGFAEIRAAAPELVRSELARVYAGRGPAPAWIRALHAGEAEGWRTLAAAQRAAYGAVLAPVWGRVQDLHRAEFARHAVALAEGGLGAALAALAPGSVFEGGVWTWPAGAGAAVREVRLGGRGLVLAPTFHWRGGPLVQDRPGRPVVVAYPAGPGLPPVPEEDAGGPEEPLAGVLGPTRAALLRALPAPRTTTELARALGVSAATVSAHTAALRAAGLLATARTGRSVHHSRTATAELLLR from the coding sequence GTGCTGCGGGTGCGTTTCACGGTGGAGGACCTGGCCCGGGTGCGGTGTGCGCCGCGCCCGTCACCGGTGCCGGAGCTGCACGCGGCGCTGCTGATGCTCGGCGCCCCGCACGAGGGGCTGCTCTTCGGCAGGTGGCGGTCCAGGGTCGCGCGGGCCCTGCCGGCGGCCGCGGCGCCGCTGGCCGATCTGGTGCCGGGCGGCTCGGCCCCGGTCTTCCTGGACGTGCGGGGCGGGAGCCGGGAGGAGGGCTTCGCGGAGATCAGGGCGGCGGCGCCGGAGCTCGTACGGTCCGAGCTGGCGCGGGTGTACGCGGGGCGCGGCCCGGCTCCGGCGTGGATCAGGGCGCTGCACGCGGGCGAGGCGGAGGGCTGGCGGACGCTCGCCGCCGCACAGCGGGCGGCGTACGGGGCGGTCCTGGCGCCGGTGTGGGGGCGGGTGCAGGACCTGCACCGGGCGGAGTTCGCCCGGCACGCGGTGGCGCTGGCGGAGGGCGGGCTGGGCGCGGCGCTGGCGGCCCTGGCGCCGGGTTCGGTCTTCGAGGGCGGGGTGTGGACGTGGCCGGCCGGAGCCGGGGCCGCGGTGCGGGAGGTGCGCCTCGGGGGCCGGGGGCTGGTGCTGGCGCCGACCTTCCACTGGCGGGGCGGGCCGCTGGTGCAGGACCGGCCGGGGCGGCCGGTGGTCGTCGCGTACCCGGCGGGGCCGGGGCTGCCGCCCGTACCGGAAGAGGACGCCGGCGGGCCCGAGGAGCCGCTGGCGGGCGTCCTGGGCCCGACGAGGGCCGCGCTGCTGCGCGCCCTGCCCGCGCCGCGGACGACGACCGAGCTGGCCAGGGCGCTGGGGGTGTCGGCGGCCACGGTCTCGGCCCACACCGCGGCCCTGCGCGCGGCGGGTCTGCTGGCCACGGCCCGCACGGGCCGGTCGGTCCACCACAGCCGCACGGCGACGGCGGAGCTGCTGCTCCGCTGA
- a CDS encoding IclR family transcriptional regulator encodes MTAETSQTLDRGLRVLKLLADTDHGLTVTELSNKLGVNRTVVYRLLATLEQHALVRRDLGGRARVGLGVLRLGRQVHPLVREAALPALRSLAEDIGATAHLTLVDGAEALAVAVVEPTWTDYHVAYRAGFRHPLDRGAAGRAILAARQGTLIDPGFTLTHGELEAGASGAAAPLVGVTGIEGSVGVVMLADAVPERVGPRVVDAAREVADALR; translated from the coding sequence GTGACCGCGGAGACCTCCCAGACGCTCGACAGAGGGCTCAGAGTCCTCAAGCTGCTCGCCGACACCGACCACGGCCTGACCGTCACCGAGTTGTCCAACAAACTCGGCGTCAACCGGACCGTGGTCTACCGTCTGCTCGCCACCCTGGAACAGCACGCCCTCGTCCGCCGCGACCTCGGCGGCCGGGCCCGCGTCGGCCTCGGCGTGCTGCGCCTCGGCCGCCAGGTCCACCCGCTGGTGCGGGAGGCGGCCCTGCCCGCGCTGCGCTCGCTCGCCGAGGACATCGGCGCGACCGCGCACCTGACGCTCGTCGACGGGGCGGAGGCGCTCGCCGTCGCCGTCGTCGAGCCCACCTGGACCGACTACCACGTGGCCTACCGGGCCGGCTTCCGGCACCCGCTGGACCGGGGCGCGGCCGGGCGGGCGATCCTCGCCGCCCGCCAGGGCACCCTGATCGACCCCGGCTTCACCCTCACCCACGGCGAGCTGGAGGCCGGGGCGAGCGGGGCGGCGGCCCCGCTGGTCGGCGTGACCGGCATAGAGGGCAGCGTCGGTGTGGTCATGCTGGCGGACGCCGTGCCGGAGCGCGTCGGCCCCCGTGTCGTGGACGCCGCCCGCGAGGTCGCCGACGCCCTGCGGTAG